In a single window of the Flavivirga spongiicola genome:
- a CDS encoding RagB/SusD family nutrient uptake outer membrane protein: protein MKNRFKNVLILSFLFALFMLTVGCEDELESKVFSDLTPENFFQTEKDFNAALVALYSSFSIDWGAEDPGVGIWYANLYNANNRTYVMRSMLTTDELWNDWDADILNFTWGPATFSGTGASAYSRIRYVARATDIIDKIEKSSVNNLIKNRYLAEAKTLRAWLMYILYDFFGPVNAKIDPETLSDTDITPRWSDDAYTGVIEQDLLDAISTEELPEKYNGTGDWGRASKGLARTLLLKLYMHKKAWVNAEAIGKDIVNSGAYTLNSSYEDIFITSGNNELIYAIVSNDAVPNWFMQHLFPGGYAQGLAGTTSIERGGGWYGYSMPWEFYDKFENGDLRTNTIISEYTNSGGEFVDRDNGLRGAIPLKYTSIQGNGPSYSVDWVIYRYADVLLSVAEAINEQRGPSDAYQYVNQVRDRAGVSSWSGLTQDQFRDAILDERGRELFCEGHRRQDLIRHGKFIEKAVERGATSASSKHILFPIPSDVILEGNGIIEQNPDY from the coding sequence ATGAAAAATAGATTTAAAAATGTATTAATTTTATCGTTCTTATTCGCTCTTTTTATGCTAACAGTGGGCTGTGAAGATGAGTTAGAATCAAAAGTCTTTAGTGATTTAACGCCTGAAAATTTCTTTCAGACGGAAAAAGATTTTAATGCAGCATTAGTAGCATTATATAGTTCTTTCTCTATAGACTGGGGTGCAGAAGATCCTGGAGTAGGCATTTGGTATGCCAACCTCTATAATGCAAACAACCGAACTTATGTAATGAGAAGTATGCTAACTACTGATGAGCTTTGGAATGATTGGGACGCTGATATTTTAAACTTCACTTGGGGTCCAGCTACATTTTCTGGAACTGGTGCTTCTGCCTATTCCAGAATCAGATATGTGGCTAGAGCAACAGATATTATTGACAAAATTGAAAAGTCGTCGGTAAACAATTTAATAAAAAATAGATATTTAGCAGAAGCAAAAACATTGCGTGCATGGCTAATGTATATACTATACGATTTCTTTGGACCAGTAAATGCAAAAATTGACCCTGAAACATTAAGTGATACAGACATTACTCCAAGGTGGTCAGATGATGCATACACTGGTGTTATAGAACAAGATTTACTAGATGCTATTAGCACAGAAGAATTACCGGAAAAATACAACGGTACAGGAGATTGGGGTAGAGCTTCAAAAGGATTAGCCAGAACATTACTATTAAAACTCTATATGCATAAAAAAGCCTGGGTTAATGCTGAAGCTATAGGGAAAGACATTGTTAATTCAGGGGCCTATACATTAAACTCTAGTTATGAGGATATATTTATTACTTCTGGTAATAATGAGCTTATCTATGCTATAGTAAGTAATGATGCAGTACCAAATTGGTTTATGCAACATTTATTTCCTGGAGGGTATGCTCAAGGATTAGCAGGAACTACATCAATAGAACGCGGAGGCGGATGGTATGGTTATTCTATGCCTTGGGAGTTTTATGATAAATTTGAGAATGGCGATCTAAGAACCAATACCATTATTTCAGAATATACAAATAGCGGTGGCGAGTTTGTAGACAGGGATAATGGATTAAGAGGAGCCATCCCACTTAAATATACAAGCATACAAGGTAATGGCCCGAGTTATTCTGTGGATTGGGTTATTTACAGATATGCAGATGTATTATTATCAGTAGCTGAAGCTATTAATGAACAAAGAGGCCCATCAGATGCCTACCAATATGTGAATCAGGTGCGTGACAGAGCTGGAGTTTCATCATGGAGCGGGCTAACACAAGACCAATTTAGAGATGCTATTTTAGATGAAAGAGGACGTGAATTGTTTTGCGAAGGTCATAGAAGGCAAGACTTAATTCGCCATGGCAAATTTATTGAGAAAGCTGTTGAACGTGGAGCAACCAGTGCCAGTTCAAAACATATTCTTTTTCCAATACCATCCGATGTCATTCTAGAAGGTAATGGCATTATTGAGCAAAATCCAGATTACTAA
- a CDS encoding glycoside hydrolase family 53 protein, producing the protein MKHIITYLAFSILITVCIGCETYEVINTENPDINFENNFEQKFYNGSDLSYVNEMLDCGASYNDLSGNNANPYEIFKNAGNNLVRVRLWNDPSEWTAYSNIEDVEKTISSSKEQGMDVLLDFHYSDTWADPGNQIIPSAWLDVVDDTEALGERLYNYTYETLNNLAAKELLPEIVQIGNEINSNILNKEAGAVDIDWERNAFLLNKGIQAVRDISKKYEARVQIMLHIAQPENALWWFEQANENGIVNYDWIGVSYYPKWSDYQVSDVSDAIVTLGSSYNKKVMIVETAYPFTTENADVANNILGKSVYPATQQGQLEFLLDLKREIKEGNGFGFVYWEPAWVSTGCGTLWADSGSHWDNATLFDNNGNPTLGLNALNDSYMPDITCSSIWALGNGVPDALWNWDNAIEITCDGTSNSIEVNLAEGHFRFFQTEGDWTSGIGYQYFVNRGYTIDAKLKGVGDGDDNFVFEGTEGLYTLEIDHNAKTIVLEPVISEPFYALGDTLPGGWSFDDATLVESPIFGIRKATVNLSPGTFRFFTIKDDWASGLNYAYFADQGYTIDANLENAGDGDQNFRFTGTIGEYVLEINDHDKTITLLGTGPFPSLWTVGDAVPGGWGFNDDTIEFTQTFGGIWTANLDLNSGVFRFFQTFGTWDTNNNYAFYANEGFEIDANFENDGSGDENFRFIGTPGAYTLTINANNKKITLEEYDKLPSLWAVGDAVPGGWGFNDDTVEFTQSSENIWSAEIALSNGGIFRFFQTFDTWDTNNNYAFYAGEGYTIDTNFSEQDAADKNFLFNGTTGLYTLTINGNDKTITLE; encoded by the coding sequence ATGAAACACATTATAACATATTTAGCTTTCAGTATACTTATCACTGTATGTATAGGCTGTGAAACCTATGAAGTGATAAATACTGAAAATCCGGATATAAATTTTGAAAATAATTTTGAACAGAAGTTCTACAACGGGTCTGACCTTTCATATGTAAACGAAATGTTAGATTGCGGTGCCAGCTATAACGACTTATCGGGAAATAATGCAAATCCATATGAAATATTTAAAAATGCAGGGAATAATCTGGTAAGAGTTCGCTTATGGAACGATCCTTCAGAATGGACAGCATATTCTAATATAGAAGATGTAGAGAAAACCATAAGCAGTTCTAAAGAACAAGGTATGGATGTTTTGTTAGACTTTCACTATTCTGATACTTGGGCAGATCCTGGAAATCAAATAATACCTTCAGCTTGGTTAGATGTTGTAGATGATACCGAAGCATTAGGAGAAAGATTATACAATTATACCTATGAAACCTTAAATAATTTAGCTGCAAAAGAGTTATTGCCAGAAATTGTTCAAATAGGTAACGAAATAAATAGCAATATTTTAAACAAAGAAGCAGGAGCGGTAGACATTGATTGGGAACGCAATGCCTTTCTTCTAAATAAGGGTATTCAAGCAGTAAGAGACATTTCTAAAAAGTATGAGGCAAGAGTTCAAATCATGCTACATATTGCGCAACCAGAAAACGCTTTATGGTGGTTTGAACAAGCTAATGAAAATGGTATAGTAAATTACGATTGGATTGGTGTGTCATATTACCCAAAATGGTCAGATTATCAAGTGTCAGATGTTTCAGATGCCATAGTAACTTTAGGCTCTAGTTACAATAAAAAGGTAATGATTGTAGAAACGGCATATCCGTTTACAACTGAAAATGCAGATGTTGCTAATAATATATTAGGTAAATCGGTATATCCAGCAACGCAACAAGGCCAGTTAGAGTTTCTTTTAGATTTAAAAAGAGAAATAAAGGAAGGCAATGGTTTTGGTTTCGTATACTGGGAACCAGCATGGGTATCAACAGGTTGTGGTACGCTTTGGGCAGATTCTGGATCGCATTGGGATAATGCTACATTATTTGATAATAATGGAAATCCAACTTTAGGGCTTAATGCCTTAAACGATAGTTATATGCCAGATATTACTTGCTCAAGTATTTGGGCGTTAGGCAATGGTGTGCCAGATGCTTTATGGAATTGGGATAATGCTATTGAAATTACATGTGATGGAACATCAAACAGCATCGAAGTTAATTTAGCCGAAGGTCACTTTAGGTTTTTTCAAACTGAAGGCGATTGGACCTCGGGAATTGGGTACCAATATTTTGTTAATAGAGGTTACACTATAGATGCTAAACTTAAAGGAGTTGGTGATGGCGACGACAATTTTGTTTTTGAAGGTACTGAGGGGCTTTATACTTTAGAAATAGATCATAATGCAAAAACTATAGTGTTAGAACCTGTGATTTCAGAGCCTTTTTATGCTTTAGGAGATACCTTACCGGGAGGATGGAGTTTTGACGACGCTACCTTGGTAGAATCTCCTATTTTCGGAATAAGAAAAGCTACTGTAAATCTGTCTCCTGGCACTTTCAGGTTTTTTACTATAAAAGACGACTGGGCAAGTGGTTTAAATTATGCTTATTTTGCTGATCAAGGTTATACTATCGATGCTAATCTAGAAAATGCAGGAGATGGAGATCAAAACTTCAGATTTACAGGAACCATAGGAGAATATGTATTAGAAATAAATGATCATGATAAAACCATTACGTTGCTGGGAACAGGACCTTTTCCCTCATTATGGACAGTAGGTGATGCTGTACCTGGCGGTTGGGGTTTTAATGATGACACCATTGAATTCACGCAAACCTTTGGAGGTATATGGACTGCTAATCTTGATTTAAACTCAGGTGTATTCCGTTTTTTTCAAACCTTTGGAACATGGGACACTAATAATAACTATGCCTTTTATGCCAATGAAGGCTTTGAGATAGATGCAAATTTTGAAAATGATGGTAGTGGTGATGAAAACTTTAGATTTATTGGTACTCCCGGTGCTTATACCTTAACCATTAATGCCAATAATAAAAAAATAACCTTAGAAGAGTATGATAAATTGCCATCCCTTTGGGCAGTAGGTGATGCCGTGCCCGGAGGCTGGGGCTTTAACGATGATACCGTAGAGTTTACTCAGAGTTCTGAAAATATCTGGTCTGCCGAAATAGCTTTAAGCAATGGAGGTATATTCCGTTTT